CGGGAGAACTTGGGtggcccacatggcagcaggactggggggggggcttggtaGAAAGACTAATTGTTACACATTGTAtcttatttgctgttttgttttccaagacagggtttctctgtgtatccctgactgtcctgaaactcactctgtagaccagactggcctcagactcacagagatctgctaccttctgcctcccaattgttgggattaaaggtgtgtgccaccaccccctgaCTCATACATTGTATCTATATGCAACCCAGGAGccataaatgagagaaaatataacatatttgtctttctgagactgactGAATTCCTTTAATGTGATGATTTATAGTTTCTTCCACTTTCTTGGATTTGACATAACTTTCTTCTTTATGGCTGTGTAGATTTCATTGTTTACCCATACTACAGTTTCTTTGTCATGGGCACTGAATTTAGCTGCTGTGAATTGTGCTGGAATAAACATTGATGTGCAAGTGACTCTGTGATACACTGGTGTCAAGTCCTTTGGGTAAATATCTAGTGTGGTGCATATTGTGTGTATACCcaatgagactccattggaggcaaccagttttcttttcttcatttttcagtaTGGGATAGCTTCTAGGTTAGGGATAGCAGCTTGTGTCCATTTCCCCTCTCAGTTCTGGGACCCCATCTTGtatagacccatgcaggccctgttcttgctgccacagtctctgagttcatgtgtgcttCAGTCCTGttatgtctggaagacactgtttccttggtgccTTCTTTCCCCTCTAGCTCTTATactttttctgccttttcttccatAGGGTTCTCTGTGCCTCCAGGGAAGGGTTTGAgagagacattccatttagggctgagtgtccTAAGATCTCTCACTTTTTGTATAATGGATAAtgtctgttgaggggcatcttggttgtttccagtttctggttattatgaataggGCAGCAATGAACAAGTTTAACCAAATgcctctgtggtaggatgaagcatacTTCCTTTGAGTATATGTTCAATGGtgttatagctggatcttgaggtatattgattGCCATCTTCCCAAGGAACCACTACACTGATTTTCATAGAGGCTGTACAATTTGCAGTTCTACCAGCAGagggggagtgttccccttgctccacatcatTGCCAGAATGAGCTGTCACTTGCTTTTAttaatcttagctattctgacaggtataagatgaagtctcaaaggagttttgatttgcatttccctgatggctaaggatgttgaacatttaagtatttcttagtcatttgagtttcctcttttgagaattctgttttagGTTGGGACATTTGCTTTCATGATATCTAGctctttgagttctttatatattttggatattagtcctctatcagatggtaaaaatcttttcccattctgtaggctgcctcttcaTCTGAATGGCAGTGCCCTTTGCCATGCAGAAACTCAGtgtcatgaggtcccatttactaattgttgatcttagtgcctatgctaACAGTGTTCTGATGAGAaattcttttcctgtgccaatgattTCAAGGTTAGTCCCCACTTTCTTTCCTATCAGGTTCAGTGAATCTGCCTTTATGTGAAGTCCTTGATCCATCTGGAgttgttttgtgcatggtgctAAGTGtgggtctatttgcattcttctacatccagttagaccaggaCCATTtactgaagatattttcttttttccattgtgtatttctggcttccttATGAAAAATCAGGtctccataggtgtgtgggttcatgtctgggtcttcaattcaattccattaattaatgtgtgtgtttttgtgccaataccatgctgtttctATTACTATAACGCTGTAGTACATACAGTTTGAGATAGGGGatagtgatacctccagcagttcttttattattcaggattgttttttgactatcctgggttttgtgtgtttccacatgaagctgaaaattgtttttcaatttctgtgaagaattgacTTGTAACTTTAATGGGGATTTcactgaatttgtagattgcttttgctagGATGGCCacttttactatattaatcctattaatccatgagcatggaagattcTTTccatcttcatatatatatatatatatattatatatatatatatattttttttttttgggggggggaggctattgtgaaagttgTTTCTCTAACTTGTTTTTCAGTGCTTTTGTCATTTGTACATAGGAAGGCTATTTGCTAAAGCTGTAGCACCTAAGCAATCATATAAGTTACTAAGGAAGATTGCTGTTTCAGAGTTCTAAGAACTGTAGTCATGCAGAGAAGAAGATAGAGGTTATGGCCAGGAGAGTTATGAAAAGCTTTTTCAGgactaagaatttttttttttacaggtctTGAATGAAGCATAAAATGTCAGTTAAccaacaaggaggaggaggagaagcacaTTTAGAAATGGGACTAAAGCAAAGTCTCAGATGTGGGAAAGCATGCAGGATGTTTAGGGAATGGCAGCTAAATCGATGAGTGGGGGTGAGCCAGATGAGGAGGTAGAGTTATTTTGAAAGGCAGAGTGGACAGAATTTGGTGTATTACTACATGGGGAACGGGGAGAGGCTTTATGGACACTCAAAGGCTTTAGAGTTCCcaaggagctcacagactccagactgacagctggggaacctgcataagactaaactaggacccctgaatgtgggtgtcagctggggccttgggcagtctatggggctactggcagtgggaccagtccACTCTGCCTCCAGGAATGTCCCTCAGGCTCCATGTCACTCTGCCCTTCACCACAGCACTACCAGAAGTTCTTTTCTGAAACTGAAAACTGaatatttcatgtttttcctTCTGAATATTCACTGGTTTTCCACTATGTAAGACAAAGGTGGGCTTTGGGCATAAATTCAAAGTTGTGCACATCAAATCCCAATGTTCTTCACCTTtctgggaactagctcttgtagaacaggctggtctcgaactcacagatatctgcctgcctctgcctcctgagtgcagatgTGTACCATCATCAATCTACAGGAAATGGAGTCCTATTATAGTGTTTTCCACAAACCTCCTTAGATATTCACTCCTTACCATCAATATTTGTGtaaaatgtgtgtttttctgaggaatggatcaaaacatataaaataactAGCAAATTATTGAGATTACGTAGAGCATCAGGAGCATTTGTTGTAGTAGAATTATATCCAGTTTATCCTAAAGTATTATCTGTGTATTAAACATTCGTCACATTGACAGTGGCTAAAATCATGACAGTGATGGTGGTGTCTGTGGTTCCTGAGCCAGTGACTACTTATCTCCATCCACATTCCCTCTCCCTGCTCTTAGTCTCTTCAGAGCAGACTTCACTTCCTGGTTTCTCAGGGTGTAGATGAGGGGATTCAGTAATGGAGTAACAACAGTGTAAAATACAGCAACTGCTCCATCCAAGGAACTCTTCGAGCCTGCCCGAAGGTAGATGAAAATACAGGGGACATAGTAGACTGTGACCACAGTGAGATGGGAGCCACACGTGGAGAAGGCACGCCGCCTCCCATCAGCAGTGCGGATCTTCAGGATGGCATGAACTATGTTGGCATAGGAGAGCAGAATCAGCATAAAGCAACTGGCGGCCACCACCCCAATGTCCACAAAGGTCACAAGTTCATTGACTGTTGTGTCAGCACAGGCCAGTCTCAACACTGCAGGAATGTCACAGAAGAAATAATCCACTTGCTTGGGTCCACAGTAGGGCAATCGGAAGGTCAGGGTGGCTTGAATAGACCCATGGATGGAGCCAGCCACCCAAGCTCCAGCCACTAAGATTGTGCATAACTTTCCATTCATGAGCACAGGGTAGCGAAGAGGCTGGCATATTGCCAGGTACCTGTCATAGGCCATCAAAGTGTAGAGGAAGCACTGAGTGCTGCCTAGGAAGTGGAAAAAATAGAGTTGAGCTACACAGCCACCAAATGGGATAGCCTTGCTGGCAGGAGTGAAACTTAATATAATTCGAGGAACGATGACAGAGGACAGCCACATGTCCAGGAATGAGAGCACACCTAGAAGAATGTACATAGGACGGGCGTGCAACTTGGGGTCAGCCCACACAGTGAGCAGAATgagcaggtttcccagctgtgtCAGGATGTAAATGAGGAAGAAGACCAGGAAGAGGAAGGTTCTTAGATTTGGAGGGTGAGCCAAGCCAAGGAGAATGAAATCTGTCACTACAGTGTCTAGcgatgtgtttctgtttcttctcatgtCTTAGTCTGTTAAGATGAACCATGAAGTTAGACAATGGGGACTACAATAGAAGGAAGAGGTAAGGCAATGCTTATATCTGGGAGCTTAAACAAAGAACTTGTATCatttgaaggaaaacatttgCCATCTGcctaatttaatttcttttgatgTGTTTAATACTCTGACAATAAGCAGTTGGGGGCAAGTGCTTCTTACGctttacaattccaggttacgtAATCATTTTGAGAAAGTAaagtcaggaactcaagcagctaggCACATTGCATGTGCTGTCAAGAGCAGGGAAACAAATACACCCATTGTTCATGGTCTTGTAGGGAATGGAgcttcccacagtgggctgggtatTCCTATACAATTAGCTATCAAGAAAATCTCCTTTAGTCAtgcacaggccaacctgatgtcTTGTAGACAACTCCTCAGTTGAAATTCTCTTTCAGATGATTTGAGATTATGGTAAAATGATAGTTAAAACTAATTGACATAACATAGGTCGTCCGAGTTGTTTGGCAATTCTACACCCCAAAGCTTGTTACATTGTTGGGGATGCTACAAAGAAGTATTGGAAACAAAGTAACAGAAGAATGCCAGTACCATACAATGGGACTGTGGCCCAAAGAGAAACCAGAGAGAAGTGAGTTTCAGTGGTTTGAAGAAGTGTGGAgcttgagagcttgtttggaggttctagcaggggagcgCAGCTACTCGTATACCCTTGACCGAAGACCGGTCCTCCTCTATTCGGGGAAGGTCGTCCTCTTCGACAGAGCGCGCAGCTTCGGGAGGGAcgcgttggtgatgcacacctttaatcccagcactcgcgggaggcagaggcaggcggatctctgtgagttcgagactagcctggtctacaagagctagttccaagacagcctccaaagccacagagaaaccctgtctcgaaaaaccaaaaaaaaaaaaaaaaaaaaaaaaaaaaagtgtggagcAATTACTTCACAATTTCCACATGTCTTATTCATTTCTGATTAATTGCTTCACAATGTCTGTCctagctggttttatgtcaacttgacacaagctagagtcatcagagaggagggagtctcAATTTAAAAATTGCCTCCATGAGACCTGGCTGTAAGCAAGACTGTAGGACGTTTTATTAACTAATGATTGATGgcggagagcccagcccatggtgggtggtgctattgctaggctggtggtcctgggttctataagaaagcaggcagagcaagccagtaagcacccaCCCGTTCActgcctctacatcagctcctgcttccaggttcctgccctgtttgagttcttgtcctgactgcCTTTGATGATGATTGATGATATGGAatggtaagccaaataaacccctttcctccccaacttgctctttggtcatggtgtttcattgcagcaatagtacTGTGAGGACTCTAGCAGGATTTTTGTGATGTGGTCCTAGGTATTTTTAGACTTCTTCAGGGTTCTCAGAGTATCATGCTCTCCTTCCTTTTGGACCCATGAGTACTTGGATCCattgtaacacatctttattccTCAATAATCACACTGGCTGCCACCTCCTTTGGGGAGAGTTCCCCCAGCCAACAGTCTTtgaagggataagatctcctatTCTGAAAGGCGATTGCAGTATagtttttttggttgtgagcttagcctATAAtggctgaatcatctctccagcccgattgCAGTATAATTTAAAGGCAGAATTTGCTTAATGTTTACTTCTTATTGTATTTATAATCTACTTCAGATCAAGTAACGAatctattttgttctttgttataTCTGTAGCAACTGTCCTATTGCTTGGCAACTGGAAGGTAACTGAGAAATATTTGTTGGCCAATTAATTATATGAATAATGCCTTTTATTGATCCAGTGTGATCACATTTCTCTTCTTGCTACAGTCTGTACTGTAGGGGAAGTACTTTGAGCAATGTGAATTCAGGTTCAATGTGAGAGAAGGCACCACTGGTATTTTCTGTTTGCTCAggaatattacatttatttatttaatgaccTCAGAAGAGTTCATTGGATTGGATTATGTGCATTATAGGAGCCTTGAGAGTCATAGGATATGACCTTTAGTACTTATCTAACTTacttcttctgttgctgtgataaaatagcctGGCAAAGCAATTTTAGAAAAGAAGGGTTTGTCAGGTTAACAAACatttcacacctttaatcccagcacaaggcagaggcagaggcagaggcagaggcagaggcagaggcagaggcctgtgggttccaggtcagcctggtctacattgtgggttccaggactacatagtgagctcatccataaaagaaagaaagaaagaaggatttattttggcttatagtttaaATTTAATTCATCATGCTGCAGACATGtattagtcatttttcttttgcttgtggtACAACACCACGGACAAGGTAATTTATAGAAGGGTTTTTGGGAttatggttccagaaggataAATGTCCATCCCCATCACATGAAGGCACAGCAGCAGGCAGGTATGAGGGCTGGAGTAGCAAACAGAACTTACATctcaagcaggaagcagagagaacaaatggAAATGGCAagggtcttttaaaaaattttatatttatttatatttttgagacagagttttactgTAAAcctttggatgtcctggaacttactctgtagactgggctgacctcaactcacagagatcttcctgcctctgcctcccaagtgctgggattaaaggtgtgtgccaccaagcctcgGGAAGGAtcttttaaactctcaaagcctgcttccatTGACATGTTTTTTTCAACAAAACCTTACCTTATAAACTTATTCAAACAATGCTGCCAGCTGTAAGCAAACACCTGACTTTGGGGGATATCGTCATTCAAACCACTAAAGAGTATCAGGGCAGCAGGATCTTGAAACAGCTGATCACATTTTGTTCCCAATCAGGAAGATGACAGCAATTAGTCCatactgtttttctcttttttatgaaGTCTAGGACTGAAGTCCAGCACACGGTACCACCTACTCTCAAGCGTGGAACTTCTCACCTCAACCTAATCTTGGTAATCCCTCATAGGCAGCGCCTTGTTAAGACCGTCCTCACATAGTTGTCCTTTCCTGCAGAGAGAGCCTTTCACATAGCCATGCACTGATGAGCCCAATCAGGAATAACCACAAGTTCTAGACTTGTACATCCTTCAAGTCTACTgacttcttttcatatttttggtcatgagcctagcctttaatggctgagccatctctccagcccctaatgacttcgttttaaaattttttaaaaattaattttaagtctACTGACTTCTATACTCATGTTCTAGATTTGTAGCATCCTTCAAGTCTACTGACTTCTATACTTTCTGTTCTTAAAGACATGACAAAACTGCACAGAGAGGAGCAAGAGATGAGTGACCAGCCCCCCAGCTGAACAGTCCAGTCTCTAAGTCTTGGGCCCTGGGGCAAAACCCAGGGCCCCTCCCCCACTGGACAAGCCTCCTTCAGGTAGGCTGCTCCAGCACCACCCCACTGGACCATGTAATCTACAGGTTCCACTCTGCCTCCAAATCCACCCACCCACTATGACACAGAGGCAGGGCCTgtgaaggtacaagaagcttacagaacaacaaatagactggaccaaaaaaaagttcctttgccatataataatcaaaacactaaacatacagaataaggaaagaatattaagagctgcaaagtaaaagggccaagtaacacataaaggcagaactatcagaattacacacaaCTTtccaatggaaactttgaaagtcagaaggcCCTGGACAGGTGTGCTGCAGATACTAAGGGGCCATGGATGCCaccacagactactatacccagcaaagctttcaatcactatagatgaagaaaacaagatatcccatgacaaaaatagatttaaataatatctatcacgaatccagccttacagaaagtactagaaggaaaagcCAACcaaaggaagttagctacacccatgaaaacaagGCAACAGATAACCTCACACCAGCAAatccaaaagaaaggaaacacacaaacactaacattgaaaaataacaggaattaacaatcactggtcctTAATAccaatggactcaattcccctataaaaagacacagcctTACAGAGTGGATACGAAAAtaggatccatctttctgctgcatacaagaaacacactacaaccacaaacacagacattatcttagagtaaagggttgggaaaagattttccaatcaaatggacctaaaaaacaagctggtgtacctatcctaatatctaacaaaatagacttcaaactaaaattcactcaaaagagatggagaaggtcacttcatactcatcacaggaaaaaatccatcaaaatggagtctcaattctgaacatctatgccccaaacacaagtgCACctacatatgtaaaagaaacattactaaagcttaaattacacatcaaaccccacacaccaatagtaggagacttcaacaccccactttcaccaatggacaggtctgccagacagaaacttaacagagaaataagagaatTAACAGATgtcatgactcaaatggacttaacagatatctatagaatattccacccacaaacaaaagaatataccttattctcagcacctcatggagccttctctaaaattgaccacatacttggtaacaaagcaaaccccaaaagatacaaaacaattggaataacccccatatcctatcagatcaccatggcttaaagttagaattcaaccacattaattgcagaaagcctacaaactcatggaaattgggTAATGCTTAAATGCATcacccctgggtcaaggaagaataaataaataaataaagaaattgaagacttcctagaattcaatgaaaatgaaagcacaatatacccaaaccaaTGGGACACcaagaaagcagtgctaagaggaaagctctgctaagtgcctacataaagaaactggaaaaatctcacactagcaatgtaacagcacacctaaaagctctagaacaaaaagaagtagactcacccaggaggagtacgTGCCAGGacataatcaaattgagggctgaaatcaataaaatagaaaccaagaaacaataccaagaatcaatgaaagagtttgttctttcaaagaaaatcaacaagatagacaaatctttatccaagctaaccaaaagtcagagagagaacatgcaaatcaacaaaatcagaaatgaaaagggggacatagcaacagacattgaggaaatccagggaatcattaggtcatactttgaaaacctgtacttcacaaaataggaaaatctaaaagaaatggacaattttctggatagatgccacatatcaaaattaaatcaagactagataaacaaattaaatagacctataacccctaaggaaatagaagcaatcctcaaaagtcttccaaactaaaaccaaaccaaaccaaaccaaaccaaaacaatacccagggccagatggtatcagtgcagaattctaccagaactttaaagaatagctaataccagtattcctaAAAGtatctacacaatagaagcagaagggtcattgccaaattatttttatgaagctacaattaccctgatacccaaaccacacaaagactcaactaagaaagagaattacagatcaatctccctcatgaacattgatgcaaaaatactcaataaaatcctggcaaagcTAATCCacagacacattaaaaaaaatcattcaccatgatcaagtaggcttcatcccagagatgcagggatggttcaacgtatgaaaatctgtcaatgtaatccacaatataaataaagtgaaagaaaaaaaccatatgatcatctcattagatgctgaaaaagccttcaacaaaatctaacagcccttcataataaaggtcttggagacactagggatacaaggaacatacctcagcaaaataaaggcaatatacagcaaataaACAGCCAACCTtagactaaatggagagaaactcaaagtgattccactaaaatcaggaacaagaagacaaggttgtccactctctccatatctatttaatatagtacaaaggtctagctagagcaataagataacaaaaggaggtcaaggggatacaaactggaaaggaagaagtcaaactttttttttaaatttttttggttttttgaaacagggtttctctgtattgctttggagcctatcctggaactcgctctgtagaccaggctggcctggaactcacagagatccgcctgcctctgcctctgcctcccaagtactgggattaaaggcatgtgccaccagtgacTGGTaaagagaactcctacagctgataaacaccttcaataatgtggcaggatacaaaataaactaaaaaaatcagtagctttcctatatataaatgataaaagggctgagaaagaaatcagagaaacatcaccctttacaatagccacaaataacataaaatatcttggggtaatgttaaccaaaGAAGTGCaagatctgtatgacaagaacattaaggctttgaagaaagaaattgaaggtgatatcagaaaatggaaaggtctcccatgctcttggatagggagaatcaacataataaaaatggcaatcttaccaaaagcaatctacagattcaatgcaatccccatcaaaatcccagcacaaagcttcacagaaagaacaatactcaacttcatatgaaaaatcaaaaaaccaaGGATACCCCaaaccaccctgtacaataaaggaacttctggaggcatcaccattcctcacttcaagctctactatagagctatagtaatgaaaacagcttgatattggcataaaaacaaacaagtggaccaatggaatcgaatcaaagaccctgatattaacccacacacctatggacacgtaattttttttacaaagaagctaaaattatacaatggaataaagaaagcatcttcaacaagttgtgctggcataactggatgtcaacttgcagaagaatgcaaatagatccatatctatctccactcaagtccaagtggatcaaagacataagtccagccacactgaatctcatagaagagaaagtgggaagtagccttgaatgcattgacacatgagaccactttctaaatacaacaccagtagcacagacactgagaacaacaattaataaatgggacctctgaaattgagaagcttctgtaaggcaaaggacatagtcaaaaagacaaaacggcagcgtacagaatgggaaaagatcttcaccaactccatatctgatagagggctgatctccaaaatatataaaaaactcaagaaactagacatcaaaataccaaataatccaacagGGTACCCCAGTGGGGTACTTAACAGAGATTTCTTACCAGAGGAATCTCAAATCACCAAAAGAtacttaaagtgctcaacatccttagccatcagggaaatgcaaatcaaa
The Cricetulus griseus strain 17A/GY chromosome 1 unlocalized genomic scaffold, alternate assembly CriGri-PICRH-1.0 chr1_1, whole genome shotgun sequence genome window above contains:
- the LOC100773439 gene encoding olfactory receptor 10G2 yields the protein MRRNRNTSLDTVVTDFILLGLAHPPNLRTFLFLVFFLIYILTQLGNLLILLTVWADPKLHARPMYILLGVLSFLDMWLSSVIVPRIILSFTPASKAIPFGGCVAQLYFFHFLGSTQCFLYTLMAYDRYLAICQPLRYPVLMNGKLCTILVAGAWVAGSIHGSIQATLTFRLPYCGPKQVDYFFCDIPAVLRLACADTTVNELVTFVDIGVVAASCFMLILLSYANIVHAILKIRTADGRRRAFSTCGSHLTVVTVYYVPCIFIYLRAGSKSSLDGAVAVFYTVVTPLLNPLIYTLRNQEVKSALKRLRAGRGNVDGDK